One region of Azoarcus sp. CIB genomic DNA includes:
- a CDS encoding TIGR03013 family XrtA/PEP-CTERM system glycosyltransferase, whose amino-acid sequence MLKVLKQYVPLHALQQIVFDASILFLAVLLATALPSRGSAVDWRVVVPSALLFAVVMIMLNGALGLYRAGALNGAGRTTASRILVSVVVSVVVAFAVFAILPWGYFVSEAVQISIVLLLGALLVMRGLTNRRGASSAFDPRVLIIGTGAEAEAVASSLGERGAGGDLVGFYRSVGEDLPTVDPGRIVSEGSDLLDTVRRLHVSEVIVAVRERRGGVLPIRELLDCKLRGVKVLDLSSFFERAHGQVPIGSLKASWLIYGDGFRQGAARRTVKRCFDLVAASMLLILSLPVMFVTACLILLEDGGAVLYRQERVGRGGRVFKVIKFRSMRQDAEGDGTPRWAQSGDDRVTRVGRVIRRLRIDELPQLLNVLSGEMSLVGPRPERPYFVDQLTREIPFYSVRHSVKPGVTGWAQVRYQYGASVDDAMQKLQYDLYYVKNHNLALDILVLFETVRVVLTGEGAH is encoded by the coding sequence ATGTTAAAGGTGTTGAAACAGTACGTACCGTTGCACGCGTTGCAGCAGATAGTTTTCGACGCGTCGATCTTGTTTCTCGCGGTTCTGCTTGCGACTGCCCTTCCGTCGCGTGGGAGTGCTGTCGACTGGAGGGTGGTCGTTCCGTCCGCATTGCTCTTCGCCGTGGTGATGATCATGCTCAACGGTGCTCTTGGCCTCTACCGCGCGGGTGCATTGAATGGGGCGGGTCGGACCACGGCCTCCCGTATCCTGGTGTCGGTCGTTGTCAGCGTCGTTGTAGCCTTCGCCGTTTTTGCCATACTGCCTTGGGGGTACTTCGTGTCCGAGGCGGTGCAGATTTCCATTGTTCTGCTGTTGGGGGCGTTGCTCGTCATGCGGGGCTTGACGAACCGTCGTGGTGCGTCATCCGCGTTCGACCCGCGAGTGCTGATCATTGGAACGGGGGCCGAAGCAGAGGCTGTGGCCAGTTCGTTGGGGGAACGAGGGGCGGGCGGGGATCTTGTCGGATTTTATCGTTCGGTCGGGGAGGATTTGCCCACCGTGGACCCGGGCCGGATTGTTTCGGAAGGGAGCGATCTTCTTGATACGGTCAGGCGGCTCCATGTAAGCGAAGTCATCGTGGCCGTCCGGGAGCGCAGGGGAGGGGTACTTCCGATCCGGGAGTTGCTCGATTGCAAGCTCAGGGGGGTGAAGGTTCTTGACCTGTCGTCATTCTTCGAACGTGCTCACGGGCAGGTACCGATTGGCTCATTGAAGGCGAGCTGGCTCATCTATGGTGACGGTTTTCGCCAGGGGGCGGCGCGAAGGACCGTCAAGCGGTGCTTCGATCTGGTCGCCGCTTCGATGCTGTTGATACTTTCGCTTCCCGTGATGTTCGTGACGGCGTGTCTTATCCTGCTGGAGGATGGGGGGGCGGTGCTGTACCGGCAAGAGCGCGTGGGGCGGGGCGGGCGCGTATTCAAGGTGATCAAGTTCCGGAGCATGAGGCAGGACGCAGAAGGCGATGGAACGCCACGGTGGGCGCAATCGGGCGATGACCGGGTCACGCGTGTAGGACGTGTCATCCGGCGTCTACGCATCGACGAGCTGCCCCAACTGTTGAACGTGCTGTCGGGCGAGATGAGTCTGGTCGGTCCGCGGCCTGAGCGTCCGTATTTCGTGGATCAGCTGACGCGCGAGATACCGTTCTACTCGGTGCGTCACAGCGTCAAGCCGGGGGTTACAGGATGGGCCCAGGTTCGATACCAGTACGGTGCTTCGGTGGACGACGCGATGCAGAAACTGCAATACGACCTGTACTACGTGAAGAACCACAATCTGGCCCTCGATATCCTCGTGCTTTTCGAAACGGTCCGGGTTGTGCTGACGGGCGAAGGTGCACACTAA
- a CDS encoding alpha/beta hydrolase: MALTDQARSLLDMVYRVGAPRFHELTVAQARHSFEKLQFVFGGEPEAVASTLEVPMARPDGSALLGRLYRPLEACPAEALPLLIYFHGGGWCVGSVQSHDALCRQLANRAGCALLSVDYRLAPEHPFPAAVEDALFAVEWARANADQLTVDPERFGLGGDSAGGTLSLVTALMLRDRGTAALRFLGLIYPCTEIESSRPSRDAFASGYFLDRESLAWFFERYLPGGESDDWRASPMKAKSLADLPPMLVVTAECDPLSDDCIAFVERVRSEGGAVEHLGVQGMVHGFVTLGKWFPEAHEVVDLISMQIRQRLNEAVDAV; the protein is encoded by the coding sequence ATGGCTCTCACAGATCAGGCCCGGTCTTTGCTGGACATGGTGTATCGGGTCGGTGCTCCGCGATTTCATGAGCTTACGGTCGCTCAGGCGCGGCATTCATTCGAAAAGCTGCAATTCGTGTTCGGTGGTGAGCCGGAGGCGGTTGCTTCGACGCTGGAAGTTCCAATGGCGCGTCCTGACGGCAGTGCATTGCTTGGGCGCCTTTATCGGCCCCTTGAGGCATGTCCGGCCGAGGCGTTGCCGTTATTGATCTACTTCCACGGCGGCGGGTGGTGTGTCGGCAGCGTGCAAAGTCATGACGCACTGTGTCGACAGCTTGCGAATCGGGCCGGGTGTGCGTTGCTGTCGGTGGATTACAGGCTGGCGCCGGAGCATCCTTTCCCCGCCGCGGTGGAGGATGCGCTGTTCGCCGTCGAGTGGGCGCGGGCGAACGCCGATCAACTGACGGTGGATCCCGAGCGGTTCGGATTGGGCGGCGACAGCGCAGGAGGCACTCTGTCGCTGGTGACAGCGTTGATGCTTCGCGATCGAGGAACTGCCGCCCTGCGCTTCCTGGGCCTGATTTATCCCTGCACCGAGATTGAAAGCAGCCGCCCGTCGCGGGACGCCTTCGCCTCGGGATATTTTCTTGATCGGGAAAGCCTGGCCTGGTTCTTCGAGCGTTATCTTCCTGGGGGGGAATCAGATGACTGGCGAGCTTCGCCCATGAAGGCGAAGTCGCTCGCGGATCTCCCGCCCATGCTAGTCGTTACGGCGGAGTGCGACCCGCTGAGTGATGATTGCATCGCGTTCGTCGAGCGTGTGCGCTCCGAGGGGGGCGCGGTTGAGCATCTTGGTGTTCAGGGCATGGTGCATGGCTTCGTTACCTTGGGAAAGTGGTTCCCCGAAGCGCATGAGGTGGTCGATCTGATCTCGATGCAGATTCGCCAGCGGCTCAACGAGGCTGTCGACGCCGTGTAG